The window ATTTGCTAATGCGATGAGAGTTTTGCACTCCTCGATTTgggctaattttttttaaataatacatttttttattaattttcataaatattacgccggataaaaaaatttcaaaaataatacaccgtcggcccgctgcaggccgactgggcctagtcggcccacagcaggccaattggattccagtcggcctacagctggccgactggcccctgtcggcccactgtgggccgactggagctaattggcataaaaaatatatgtttaaaaaaatgttaatcatgtaattaaaaaatattaaacgtgtataaaaaatgttcctgatgtatacaaaaaatgtacaatatatatgcaaaaatgttgacataaaaaatatgttttgaaaagtgttaagcatgtatttaaaaattgttaaatgtgcgtataaaaatgttccttatttatacaaaaaatatagaatatgtatgaaaaaaagttGATACCAAAAAATTATGTTTGAAAAATATGTATGAAAAgttgacattttttcaaatacatgattaaaaattgttaaatgtgtgtataaaaaatgttccttatctataaaaaaaatatagaatgtgtatgaaaaaaagttgacaccaaaaaaatatgtttgaaaaaaatgttccaGTTCCATACAAAAAGAGCAACCAATCATATTTTTTTCACAACCTTGATTTACTTTTTGTCACCAACTCACCAACATAATtttttggtgtcaactttttttcatacacattctatattttttgtataaacAGGAACATGTTTTATACAcatatttaacaatttttaaatacatgattaacactttttaaaacatactttttatgtcaatatttttgcatatatattgtacattttttttatacatcaggaacatttttatacacatttaacattttttaattacatgattaacatttttttaaacatatatttttatgcctatttttttgcaaaaacaattagcccacagcgggccaattagctccagtcagcccatagtgggccgacaggacccaatcagcccacagtgggccgacaggggccagtcggccagctgtaggccgactggaatccaatcggcctgcagcgggccgatggtgtattatttttgaaaaaaaattacccagcgtaatatttatgaaaattaataaaaaatgtattatttaaaaaaaattagctcGATTTGGCAGTAGTGTGTGCAATACCTCGGCATCCTCTGCACGAGGCCCGGCCCGAAGCGATTGAAGGCGACGGTGACCCGCATGGCCCTGTCGTCCTCGTAGGCGTCGTTGTGACCGAGGAGCATGGCCTTGTTGTGGTTTGTCAGGAGGCAGTTGGAGACGGTCACGCCGGTGGAGGCGGCGATCACGTCGACGAGGCCGTCGGCGCAGTCCTCCAGCGTGCAGTGGTCCACCCACACGTCCCTCGCGCCGAATATGCTGACGCCGTCGCCGTCCGACAGGTGGCCCGTCTTGGCCGACTTGGGCGCCGGCCTGCAGCCGCGGATGGTGATGCCGTGGATGATCACGTTGCTCTGGTTGCGCACCGTGAAGCACGCGCCGCCCTCGCCGACGACGACGCTGGCGCCGCGGCCGTCCACCGTCTTGTGCGAGCTCACGACGAACTCCCGCTGGGGACGGATCGTCATGCTGCAGGCGAAGATGATCCAGAGGGGCTCGTCCTGGACGAGGCCGTAGCGGAGCGTGCCGGGGGCGGGGTTGGCCGGGTCCTCGTCGCCGGGGTCCGTCACGACGTATGTCCTGCCGCCCTTGCCGCCGATGGCGTTGCGGCCGAACCCGATGACGCAGTCGGCGAGCCGCTGCCGGTTATCGGCCCAGCCGGGGTCGCATCGCCAGCAGTCGTCGACCTGGTTGCCTGTGCCGCATTGCTCAGGCGTTCGTTGTCGGCGCACTGATATGTTACCGGAGGCATTGACCGGCAATGGCGAAGAGTAGGAAATGGATAAAATGGATGTGAAAATAAAGAAGAGGAGAATGGCCATTGTTCCTGATACAGATATTTGAACAGATAGAAGATCAGTGCCTGCCTACACAATAGAGATCGATCTACTCTGGATGCACAGGGCCGCATAAGAACACGTAAGCGAAACAGCTAGTATATGgcaatagatcatggaaatctccaTTTTAGGAACTAGCTGATAACTTGTAAAGGTCTTCCTATTTTCTGCAGGATGTGTTTGTCTTGCCAATAGCACTGATTGACTGATTGATTTTAAACGACATAAATTAGGTATGTATGGATTCCCTTGTTGATTCTAATATACGGTATGACACAACTGGATATTAAATTATTACAcaaatggaagaagaagaattGAGGGAGGGAGCATTTTTTTTTCAATGCCAGAAATGATCAGTTACAAATCACACTAAGCACGAGGTACATCATATCTTTCCTCTCCCAATCTCCCACACATTTGCGATGTTCAGCCATCACAAGCAATTCATCCGTTCTTTTCACTAGAATGACCCATTACGCAGAATGGTACAAGGTCCCAATTTAAACCAAGAGTTATTTGCATGTCACAACTTTTTTTTAGTTGTAACTTCAGATAGTTTTAGTTATGTTGTCCCTATCATAATGCACATGCCACAATTTGACAACATGAATGTAAATATGAGTACAGATGGACCATAATTTTATAACATAACACATGGCAGGAGGTAGAATATTACACGTGaataaaaatgcatattttttatttatcagttttgctaaagcacatctagatgtgctctaagtattgcacatctaagtcctatgtcattgattgTACGCTAAAATTCGTGCAAGCATTTTCTTttgtccttttttcttttctttctagatTCATTGAGTCACTTAGATGTAAGATAATTGAAAAGAAGTGCAATtgtgagaagaagagaggaagaagcctagaGACAGTCGACGGTGAGACGGGAGGAGAGGCGGTAGAACAACACAGTAGGGTTCGAGTGCAGATGATGAGAGATGAGCGAAGGGGAGGTGGAGGGACGTGGTGGTGGTTGAGAACATGGGAGGAGGAGAGACAGAGATGGGAGGTAGTGGGTCGGGGCTCGAGGACGGGAGGGAAGGGGATTGGTCGTTAGGGTCTTAACCGCTTTGAGCTCGCATTTAACAACGGAGAGGTCTAGGAAATTTTTGTTTACCTATTTGTACATCGGAGCTAGCAGTGAGACGGAACTGTTAATGACACCAGTATTAAAAAGTTAGAGTAAAACACAATCAATTAAATGATCGCCAGAGCAAAGCCAGAGGAGCGAGACAAGCTACATCAGACGTACCAAGACGCTGTGCACAAGAGGAGCTCTATGGCACCGAGGCATCCTTTAAGGGAGAAAAACCCTAGTTCAATCTCCTCTCGTATTCATTCACTTGTGTGGAATCTTGCATTCTATGATCTTCGGATGGCAAAACTTTCAATTCCTCGAACACTGATGTGTTAAAGTTACAGTCCCTACAACTTGATGTCCGGACTTTGTAGAAACCTTTTATTGGTGAGGCACCATCATCTCAGCGGTGAGCGAAGGTGTGGGTGTGGTTCCAATGAACCTGATTGTGCAGACAACATGATCCCGGAAGACGTGGGTCATGGCGCGGTGGCTGCCCCGGTGAGCGATAGCGTCTGATTTGGCCGCCTCCTACCCTTCCCTGCTCAGCGCACTCCTTCCCCTCCGGATTTGGGTCGTTCTTAAGTTGTTGCCGATTCCCAAACTAAAGGGGGGTGCTGCTGGTGGGGAGTACAAACTGGGAGCCTAGGTCGGCCTTGACCACTCGTGACAACAGCGATGCTGAGGGTatcgttcccctccttggaggtGATATTAGGTCTACTCCTCACATTCccctccatgtagtcttctgagagAAAACTCTAACTTTGTTGGGTGGTGATTGTGCTCTTGTCATCGTGTCCTTCGTGAAGGCGCCACCTTGGGAGCTTTGTGGTTGGTATGCTTTGATAGCTTGTGGTAGGCGGCGGCAATGGCGTGGTTCTTTGCGTCCAATGCTTTAGCTTGATAGTGAAACCTCATTCGGTTCTCTTTGTGTGACCGATGTGTGTCTATTCTTTGCATCTTGTGGTGGCGTTCCGTGGTGGGAGAGATAGGGGTTCCCTCCACCAATGGCTACATCATGGTGTGGAATGAGAGCCAAAGCTCCTCCTGATAGTGTCAGATCTGTCTCCTTGGTACTCGGAGCTTCCCATGGCTCAATGTTATTTCCTTGCTTCATCTGACTTGAACATTTTCCTTTCTCCATGGTTTGGTCATGTGCGGATGTATTGCTTTACTCAAGGAGAGCCAATTTCAGCAATGTTCCTTTTTATGTGGCACATTCCGGCGACATCCATTCATGTTCTATGGGGAACATCTCCATCTTCCAATGGTGGGTCATCTTTTGAGCCAGGAGAGGATGCACGggccttcttcaaatatagaattaATGGTTGTGTTGTGTCGAGGTCCTTAGTCGTTTGGAATGGCATACCCTTTCTGTTTTGATGGTCCTTTCTCCTCCAGAGCCGACATGTTCCTGGTTCATAGTGCTTCATCCACGGAATAGGTCCTCAACGTCTTCAACTTCATGTTCTTTATTTATCTTTCTTGCTTGAAGCGATTGAGGCTTTGTTTGCTACTTTCCAGTGCCTTTGTATCTTATTGTTTTGTTCTTTTTCTCTCTTGGTTTCTTGTGTTTGTAACCCTTTTCGATTTATGATTTTGTTAATTCAAAGCAGGGCTCTGTTCGAGCCTCTTCTCTAGAAAATATAAAGCATTTAAAAAATGGAGGTTTCTATTGATGTGCGAGGAACTATCTTCGGATTGCTAACATAAGGAAGGTCCAGTGAAGGAAAAGATCAGATCAAAATTTCACTAAGATATACCCCCCCCCCCGCCCCGAACATCTGTCATGTTAATCGATTGCAAAAAGTTCATCTGTTATTTTCACTAGATGGCCCACTGTGCCATATGGTGCAAGTCTTGATTTAAATCAAAAGTTATTTCATATCACAACTTTTTTTGTTGTTATAAATTTAGATAAGTTTAGTTACATCGTCATGTCATAATATACATACTACAATTTGACAACATAAATGTAAATATGTACATGGACGAACGATAATTTGATAGCATAACACATGACATGAGGTAACATATCACATGTGAAAAAAGCATATTTAATATCCAAGTGGAAATAAAGCGGTGCAATTctgagaagaagagaggaagaagcttaGGGACAGTTTGCAGTGAGATGGGAAGGGAGGCGGTGGCAACAATGTGCTAGTCTTCCTGAGAAGAGGAGGGGAGCGAAGTGAAGGGCGGGTGGAGGGGTGCATGGGTGGTCTAGAGCGCGGGAGAAGGAGAGATGAAAATGGGAGGTGGAGGGGTGTGGGGCTCGAGGACGCGAGGGGAGGGGATTGATCGCTGGGGTTTTAACCTCTTCGAGCGCAGATAGAATAGTGGAAGGATCAAGGTAATTTTTGTTCAGCTATTTGTATAGCAGGACCAACAACGAGGCCGACTAGATGGTAGTGACATCGTATCATAGATTAGAGTAAGATGAAATAACTAAACAGTTGTCAGAGCAAAGTCAGATGAGTGAAGTGAGCTTTATCAGATGATCCAGGGCACTGCATGTGAGAGGGCATGTACGTACAGAGTATCCCGACATTCTCTAAGGGGAAAAACATAGCTCAATCTCCTATATTCAGTTACTTATATGCAATCATGCATTCTATGATCCTTCCATGGCTAAACCGTCCAATTCCTCAGACACTGTTATGTTGAAGCTACAACCCCTAAAATTTGATGTATAGACTTTGCATAAACATTTTCTTGTTCATGAGCTTATCCGGAAGACTAGTAATAGCAATGTTTTTTGTTAGAAAAATTGTCGAACATTCTTTGAAAAACTACATCTATGAATGCAAAGTGGggtctgaaggaaatattccctagaggcaataataaagttattatttatttccttaattcatgataactgtttattattcatgctagaattgtattaaccggaaacttagtacatgtgtgaatacatagacaaaacatatagtccctagtatgcctctacttgactagctcgttaatcaaagatggttatgtttcctaaccatagacatgtgttgtcatttgatcaacgggatcacatcattaggagaatgatgtgatggacatgacccatctgttagcttagcattatgatcgtgacagtttcattgctactgctttcttcatgacttatacaagttcctcagactatgagattatgcaactcccgaataccggaggaatactttgtgtgctaccaaacgtcacaacgtaaatgagtgattataaaggtgctctacaggtgtctccgaaggtgtttgttgggttggcatagatcgagatttggatttgtcattccgtgtttCGGAgacgtatctttgggccctctcggtaatactcatcactataaagccttgcaagcattgtgactaatgattagttgcgggatgaagtattacggaacgagtaaagagccttgccagtaatgagattgaactaggtatgatgataccgacaatcgaatctcgggcaagtaacataccgatgacaaagggaacaacgcatgttgttatgtggtttgaccgataaagatcttcgtagaatatgtaggaaccaatatgagcatccaggttccgctattggttattgaccggagacgtatatcggtcatgtctacatagttctcaaacccgtagggtccgcacgcttaacgttcgatgacgattggtattatgagtttatgtgatatgatgtaccgaaggttgttcggagtcccagatatgatcacggacatgacgaggagtctcgaaatggtcgagacataaagattgatatattggacgactagatttggacaccggaaatgttccgaAGAAGTTTCGGATGAGACCAGAGTgttggagggttatcggaaccctcgggggaactaatgggcctcgatgagcCTTAgtcgagagagagaggggcggccagggcaggctgcgtgccccctcccccttgggtccgaatagggtaaggaaagggggcggcgccccgcTTTCCTTACCCCTCTCTTCCTTTAGGTgggaacctactaggacttggagtcctagtaggattcccctcttgggggcgcgccaaggagggccggccgacctcccctctcctcctttatatatgggggagggaggcaccccatagacacacaagttgatcaagttgatcttttagccttgtgcggtgcccccctccacagttacacacctcgatcataccatcgtagagcttaggcgaagccctgcgccggtaccatcatcatcaccgtcgccatgccatcgtgatgatggaactcaccctcgtcctcaattggatcaagagcacgagggacgtcatcgagttgaacatgtgctgaacgcggaggtgccgtacgttcggtacttggatcggttggatcacgaagacgttcgactacatcaaccgcgttattgaaacgcttccgctttcggtctatgagggtacatggacaacactctcccctcgtttctatgcatcacctagatagatcttgcgtgatcgtaggaatttttttttttgaaattactacgttccccaacagtggcatccgagccaggtctatgcgtagatgttatatgcacgagtagaacacaaagagttgtgggcgataatagtcatactgtttaccagc is drawn from Triticum dicoccoides isolate Atlit2015 ecotype Zavitan chromosome 6B, WEW_v2.0, whole genome shotgun sequence and contains these coding sequences:
- the LOC119325746 gene encoding pectate lyase-like, with amino-acid sequence MAILLFFIFTSILSISYSSPLPVNASGNISVRRQRTPEQCGTGNQVDDCWRCDPGWADNRQRLADCVIGFGRNAIGGKGGRTYVVTDPGDEDPANPAPGTLRYGLVQDEPLWIIFACSMTIRPQREFVVSSHKTVDGRGASVVVGEGGACFTVRNQSNVIIHGITIRGCRPAPKSAKTGHLSDGDGVSIFGARDVWVDHCTLEDCADGLVDVIAASTGVTVSNCLLTNHNKAMLLGHNDAYEDDRAMRVTVAFNRFGPGLVQRMPRCRFGVFHVVNNDYVNWGKYAIGGSASPTILSRGNRFCAGKEKEVTKRDGDPPKSEWQKWNWISDGDLMFNGAFFTASGRPGAEVKAPSFAKSASFVAPMTASAGALSCSKGSLC